A window of the Desulfobacula toluolica Tol2 genome harbors these coding sequences:
- a CDS encoding AMP-binding protein, translating into MNSLHNLTYFDIYERNALYKGSSCAIHWEGSDITYSDLFLQAGKLANGLKNLNLAFGSRVAVLCKNHPVFFHLFGAASALNITLVLINRRLSQDEISFIIEDTTPCLIVCDKEMADQAGKLTTSFSCLEHCYVVDDKKDSGFSKLYHDTPIKNPVPCRPTDPFVIIHTAAVQGKPRGAALGQENLILANQQIINAYSLDETKTYLNVLPLFHIMGINIGLGTLQAGGKNVIQEKFDPLKTLELIQEQKVNIFGSFPPILTNLMDAMKDGKFDLSSLEIAAGLEMQDTAKKWEEVTDSKFWTMYGQTETSGLITFAEYFAKPGSAGRISPLANIKTADESDTLLPPGETGEILVKGPLVFQGYWNADKLNAHTFRGGWHHTGDLGMIDSEGFLFFKGRKAEKELIKPGGENVFPAEVEQAILEHDAIKEVCVFGVPDPKFGEGIKAVCSLNPGCKLTEDELIRFCGSRIAGYKKPGYVQFITDLPKAGDGKIDREKIKIKYA; encoded by the coding sequence ATGAACAGTCTTCACAATCTGACCTATTTCGACATCTACGAAAGAAACGCACTTTACAAAGGTTCATCTTGTGCCATTCACTGGGAAGGATCGGATATCACCTATTCGGATCTTTTCTTGCAAGCCGGCAAACTTGCAAACGGCCTCAAAAATCTGAATCTGGCTTTTGGCAGCAGGGTAGCTGTTCTGTGCAAAAACCATCCTGTTTTTTTTCATCTGTTTGGTGCGGCATCCGCACTCAACATCACGCTTGTTCTCATCAACAGGCGGCTGAGCCAGGACGAAATCAGCTTTATTATTGAAGATACAACGCCCTGCTTGATTGTCTGCGACAAAGAAATGGCTGATCAGGCCGGGAAACTTACGACATCATTTTCCTGTCTTGAACACTGTTATGTTGTTGACGATAAAAAAGATTCCGGTTTTTCAAAATTATATCATGACACGCCAATCAAAAACCCGGTTCCATGCCGCCCGACAGATCCTTTTGTAATAATTCATACAGCGGCCGTTCAGGGCAAACCCAGGGGAGCTGCTCTGGGACAGGAAAATCTTATTCTGGCCAACCAGCAGATCATCAACGCATACAGCCTTGATGAAACCAAAACCTATTTAAACGTTTTGCCGTTATTTCATATTATGGGAATAAATATAGGGTTGGGAACACTTCAAGCCGGTGGCAAAAATGTTATACAGGAAAAATTTGACCCTCTCAAAACTCTGGAACTGATCCAGGAACAAAAAGTTAATATTTTTGGTTCCTTTCCCCCAATACTGACAAATCTGATGGATGCCATGAAAGACGGCAAGTTTGATCTGTCAAGCCTTGAAATCGCGGCCGGGCTTGAAATGCAGGATACGGCAAAAAAATGGGAAGAAGTTACGGATTCCAAATTCTGGACCATGTACGGACAAACCGAAACATCAGGCCTGATCACATTTGCCGAATACTTTGCAAAACCTGGGTCAGCCGGCAGAATCTCACCTCTTGCCAATATTAAAACAGCAGATGAATCTGATACGCTTCTGCCTCCCGGTGAAACCGGGGAAATCCTTGTCAAAGGGCCCCTGGTGTTTCAAGGGTACTGGAATGCCGACAAACTCAATGCCCACACCTTCAGGGGCGGGTGGCACCATACCGGAGACCTTGGAATGATTGATTCAGAGGGATTTTTGTTTTTTAAAGGCAGAAAAGCTGAAAAAGAACTTATCAAGCCGGGTGGAGAAAATGTTTTTCCCGCTGAAGTGGAACAAGCAATTCTTGAGCATGACGCAATCAAAGAAGTCTGTGTGTTCGGGGTTCCTGACCCAAAATTCGGGGAAGGCATCAAAGCTGTCTGCTCGCTGAATCCAGGCTGCAAACTGACAGAAGATGAGCTGATACGATTTTGCGGATCACGCATTGCCGGTTACAAAAAACCAGGATATGTTCAATTTATAACCGATCTGCCAAAGGCAGGTGACGGCAAAATCGACCGTGAGAAAATTAAAATAAAATATGCCTGA
- a CDS encoding ABC transporter ATP-binding protein: MAHLTVSDVTLSFGGLKALSNVDMIIEPGLITSIIGPNGAGKTSMLNCISGFYHPTRGDIFYKDKKLTNSSPHQVSNMGIARAFQNLELFSGLSVLDNLLLARHQNLKYSFLHAIFFYGKASRIEAENRAHVETIIDFMELEPYRKSLVGNLSYGVQKKVEVARALTLAPDILLLDEPMAGMNQEEKEDIVRFVMDIQKEKEITVVLVEHDLGVVMDISDQIYVLDFGEVIGSGTPEEVAQNPKVIEAYIGED, encoded by the coding sequence ATGGCACATTTAACTGTTTCTGACGTAACACTCTCTTTTGGCGGCCTTAAAGCCCTATCCAATGTAGACATGATCATTGAGCCGGGTCTGATCACATCTATTATCGGCCCTAATGGCGCAGGCAAAACCAGTATGCTCAACTGCATATCAGGTTTTTACCACCCCACCCGCGGCGATATTTTTTACAAGGATAAAAAACTGACCAACTCTTCCCCCCACCAGGTATCAAATATGGGGATTGCAAGGGCATTTCAAAATCTTGAGCTTTTTTCCGGCCTTTCGGTTCTTGACAATCTTCTTCTGGCCCGTCACCAGAATTTAAAATACAGCTTTCTGCACGCGATATTTTTCTACGGAAAGGCCTCCCGGATTGAAGCTGAAAACAGGGCACATGTTGAAACCATTATAGATTTTATGGAGCTGGAGCCTTACAGAAAAAGCCTTGTGGGGAACTTAAGCTATGGGGTGCAAAAAAAAGTCGAGGTGGCCCGTGCCTTAACCCTTGCACCGGATATCCTTCTTTTGGATGAACCCATGGCTGGAATGAACCAGGAGGAAAAAGAGGATATCGTCAGATTTGTGATGGATATTCAAAAAGAAAAAGAGATTACTGTGGTGCTGGTAGAGCATGACCTTGGGGTTGTCATGGACATTTCAGACCAAATTTATGTTCTTGATTTCGGCGAGGTGATCGGTTCCGGAACTCCTGAGGAGGTTGCCCAGAATCCTAAAGTAATTGAAGCTTATATTGGAGAGGATTAA